Genomic DNA from Acetobacteroides hydrogenigenes:
CATAGGTGGAGTCGTAGCTGGCGGATTGCTGTGCAAAGCCCGATAGGGCTAGGCTAAGCAGCAGGGCAAGGAGTATCGATGTTGCTTTCATATCCTACGAGTTATTTATGCCTAATATACGTAGAAATTGGAATCACAGGGTCAAAACCTCCTCCAAGATTCCATCAACGTAGAGCATCTCGAATCAGGCGGGAGTAGGTTTGCTAAAAAAAATGTATAGTAAACATTACATTTAGCTTTGTAAAATTGACAATATATCAAGAAATATTTACATTTGTCGAAACTATTAACACATTCGATTATGATGACAAACTACCTTTTTCCCCACAGCTACAAGCGCATTGGCTGGCTTCTATTTGTGCCAACTGCCGTATTCTTTATCCTTTGGATGGCCGGTGTGGTTGGGGATATTGAGATTCCGCTGCCAAAGATTTTCCGCTTCTACGGTTTTGCTGGTTCTACAACTGCCCTGCAAACAACCATTCTGCCGGTAATCCTAATCGCAGCCCTGCTCTTTATCGGCTTTTCTAAGGAGGAGGACGAGGACGAGTATGTGGCTCGGATTCGGATGGAGTCGCTAATCTGGTCGCTTTACGTTAACTACCTTCTGCTTGCCGTCGCCTTTTTGGTTGTTTACGGAGTAGAATTTTTGACGGTAACCTGGGTTGGCCTTTTTACGCTCCTGATCGTGTTCGTATTTCGCTTTCAGTGGAAGCTGTACCAAACCCGTAAGCTTGTTAAGGATGAAAAATAGCATTAAGGTCGAACGGGCCATCAAGAACATCACCCAGGAGCAGCTGGCGCAGCTGGTTCAGGTGAGCCGCCAAACCATCAACGCCATCGAGTTGGGGAAGTACAACCCTTCCACCACGCTGGCGCTAAAGATGTCGCAGGTGTTTGGCAAGGGGGTGAACGAGATCTTCCAGCTCGAGGATACCGACTGGAAGGAGGAGAAGTAAAAAAGGCGGAGCATGTGCTCCGCCTTTTCGGTATACTTTTTTGCAGCTACTCGGCAGCCATGGTGGTGTCGGGAGCCTCTTCGGGAGCCTCGGCGGGCTCTACCGGAACCTCGGAGGTGAGCGCAGCCAGCTCGGCAATAAAGCGCGAGCTGCTGAAGTCGGGGTTCTCCACGATCTCCTTAAGCGCGGCCATGCGGGCATCGTTGCCCACCTTTTTGTTGGCCTTGGCCACGTAGATGGCTACGGCCACATCCACATCCTCGAACGAGAGGGCGTCGTACTTTACCCA
This window encodes:
- a CDS encoding helix-turn-helix transcriptional regulator, with the translated sequence MKNSIKVERAIKNITQEQLAQLVQVSRQTINAIELGKYNPSTTLALKMSQVFGKGVNEIFQLEDTDWKEEK